The following are encoded in a window of Impatiens glandulifera chromosome 5, dImpGla2.1, whole genome shotgun sequence genomic DNA:
- the LOC124939306 gene encoding non-specific lipid-transfer protein 6-like, translated as MASNNVLAFLFLATIVGTMVGCIDGHLTCHNVVSRIKPCLPYLTAKGPAFVAPTCCPAVQSLDRRAGHHKKDRVTVCECLRDLVLSGEYKFNVLNAMTLPSICHLKTVINPIIDCPK; from the coding sequence ATGGCCAGCAACAATGTTTTGGCTTTCTTATTTCTCGCAACCATTGTCGGGACAATGGTAGGATGCATTGATGGCCATCTTACCTGTCACAATGTGGTTTCGAGAATCAAACCATGCCTCCCATACTTAACAGCTAAAGGACCGGCTTTCGTAGCCCCAACATGTTGTCCAGCGGTCCAAAGTCTAGATAGGAGAGCTGGTCACCACAAGAAAGACCGTGTAACCGTTTGCGAGTGTCTTAGGGACCTCGTACTTTCCGGGGAGTACAAGTTTAACGTGTTGAATGCAATGACTCTTCCTTCTATTTGTCATCTTAAAACTGTTATCAACCCTATCATTGACTGCCCTAAATAA